ACAAGTTATGATTTTGCAGGTGGTTTATTTGGAAGTCCGTTTGTAGGATTAGACAATTTTAAATTTTTAACGCAATCTGGAATTCTGTTGAAGTTGACAATCAATACGCTTGGATACAACGTGGTTTTTATCATATTAGGTAACGCGGTATCTATAGGGGCAGCAATCCTATTAAGTGAAGTCCGAGGGAAGCTATTTAAAAAGTTATCACAATCCATTATGTTTCTACCCTACTTCGTTTCGTTTGTTCTGATTAGTGTTTTAGCGTTTAACATGTTTAATGCTGATTCTGGTTTTGTTAATCAGTTACTCAAATCGTTCGGATTGGATCCAGTAGACATATACAATACACCATGGCTCTGGCCATTTCTGATTACAGCATTTTATTTATGGAAGAACCTGGGTTATTCCATGGTCATTTATCTTGCATCCATCATGGGAATTAGCGATGAGTATTACGAAGCTGCCAAAATTGATGGTGCAAATATTTTTCAGCGAATCTGGTATATTACCATACCTATGCTGAAGTCAACATTTATCATTCTGCTCTTATTTGCACTCGGAAGCATTATGAAAGGTCAATTCGATCTGTTCTATCAGCTTGTCGGGAACAACGGAGTGCTCTTCAACGTTACGGATATTGTAGATACTTACGTTTATCGATCTTTGAAAGTTAATTTTGATATTGGTATGGCAACTGCTGCTGGTTTGTATCAGTCTATCTTCGGATTTGTAATGATTATGACAGTGAATTATATCATCAAGAAAATTAATGATGACTACGCATTGTTCTAAAGTAGGGAGGAGGGATTACATTGGATGACAACATTCTAAGTTCTAGAGTTTTCCGCATGATGGCTTACCTGATTATTATGATTTTTTCTTTGCTCTGTC
This genomic stretch from Paenibacillus sp. FSL H7-0737 harbors:
- a CDS encoding ABC transporter permease, which translates into the protein MFKKKGFFYELNKNKIMFLMIAPTLLFFLINSYAPMVGIYYAFTSYDFAGGLFGSPFVGLDNFKFLTQSGILLKLTINTLGYNVVFIILGNAVSIGAAILLSEVRGKLFKKLSQSIMFLPYFVSFVLISVLAFNMFNADSGFVNQLLKSFGLDPVDIYNTPWLWPFLITAFYLWKNLGYSMVIYLASIMGISDEYYEAAKIDGANIFQRIWYITIPMLKSTFIILLLFALGSIMKGQFDLFYQLVGNNGVLFNVTDIVDTYVYRSLKVNFDIGMATAAGLYQSIFGFVMIMTVNYIIKKINDDYALF